Proteins from a genomic interval of Marmota flaviventris isolate mMarFla1 chromosome 8, mMarFla1.hap1, whole genome shotgun sequence:
- the LOC114084320 gene encoding palmitoyltransferase ZDHHC3-like codes for MMLIHTHHFRDIERKPEYLQPEKCVPPPYPGPVGTMCFIRDSCGIACAIVTWFVVLFVMLIPSRDYVYSIINGIVFNLLAFLALASHCWAMLTDPGAVPKGNATKEFIESLQLKPGQVVYKCPKCCSIKPYRAHHYSVCKRCIRKMDHHYPWVNNCVGENNQKYFVLFTMYIALISLHALIMVGFHFLHCFEEDWTKCSSFSPPTTVILLILLCFEALLFLIFTSVMFGTQVHSICTDETGIEQLKKEERRWA; via the coding sequence ATGATGCTTATCCACACCCACCACTTTCGAGACATTGAGCGCAAGCCGGAATACCTCCAGCCGGAGAAGTGTGTCCCACCTCCCTACCCTGGTCCTGTGGGAACCATGTGTTTTATCCGCGACAGCTGTGGCATCGCCTGTGCCATCGTCACCTGGTTTGTGGTCCTCTTTGTCATGCTGATTCCATCCAGAGACTATGTATACAGCATCATCAACGGAATTGTATTCAACCTGTTGGCCTTCTTGGCCCTGGCCTCCCACTGCTGGGCCATGCTGACGGACCCCGGGGCAGTGCCCAAAGGAAATGCCACTAAAGAATTTATCGAGAGTTTACAGTTGAAGCCTGGGCAGGTGGTATACAAGTGTCCCAAATGCTGCAGCATCAAGCCCTACAGAGCCCACCACTACAGTGTTTGTAAGCGGTGCATTCGCAAGATGGACCACCACTACCCTTGGGTCAATAATTGTGTCGGCGAGAACAACCAGAAGTACTTCGTCCTGTTTACAATGTACATAGCTCTCATTTCCTTGCACGCCCTCATCATGGTGGGATTCCACTTCCTGCATTGCTTTGAAGAAGATTGGACAAAGTGCAGCTCCTTCTCACCGCCCACCACGGTGATCCTCCTCATCCTGCTGTGCTTTGAGGCGCTGCTCTTCCTCATTTTCACGTCAGTGATGTTTGGGACCCAAGTGCACTCCATCTGCACGGATGAGACGGGAATAGAACAattgaaaaaggaagagagaagatggGCTTAA